The following are from one region of the Paenibacillus sabinae T27 genome:
- a CDS encoding 2Fe-2S iron-sulfur cluster-binding protein, which produces MPIVKLHQNGRLLQQEVAPGSNLVVLAGTRKFDGLSYGCGMGKCTRCMVKVLSGGETLPEPNWKENKMLGDKIRDGYRLACQIYVHEDLELAQESAVRSRAGSS; this is translated from the coding sequence ATGCCCATCGTGAAGCTTCATCAGAACGGCCGGCTGCTTCAGCAGGAGGTAGCGCCGGGGAGCAATCTGGTTGTACTCGCCGGAACGAGGAAGTTCGACGGTCTGTCCTACGGCTGCGGAATGGGGAAATGCACACGCTGCATGGTGAAGGTGCTGAGCGGCGGGGAGACGCTGCCCGAGCCCAACTGGAAAGAGAACAAAATGCTTGGGGACAAAATCCGGGACGGTTACCGGCTGGCCTGCCAAATCTATGTTCACGAGGATCTTGAGCTTGCTCAGGAGAGTGCTGTCCGTTCCCGGGCCGGGAGCTCTTAA
- a CDS encoding GntR family transcriptional regulator: MPVVWNSAEITPIRDKVYEYIKQAIVQGQYKSGDRIIERELADQLNVSRTPIREALFRLESQGFVKTLPRKGVIVSKLTPEEVVEIFMILSALEGLAMNLAAEKASPEEHAELSEIIKKMETVLAEQDGSDERWKFHFEINDVIFRAAQSPRLTQMLDGLSDYIRAFVELGYELPGRGRQATEEHLEIAKAVRDGEAELAGRLTRIHLENAKQAYLQALNHQ, encoded by the coding sequence ATGCCAGTCGTTTGGAACAGTGCAGAAATCACGCCGATCCGTGACAAAGTTTATGAATATATCAAACAGGCGATCGTGCAGGGCCAATACAAATCCGGCGACCGTATCATCGAACGGGAGCTGGCCGATCAGCTGAATGTCAGCCGGACACCGATTCGCGAAGCGCTCTTCCGGCTCGAATCCCAGGGTTTCGTCAAGACGCTTCCTCGTAAAGGCGTAATTGTTTCCAAGCTGACGCCGGAGGAAGTGGTCGAGATCTTTATGATTCTATCGGCGCTGGAAGGACTGGCGATGAATCTGGCCGCCGAGAAAGCAAGCCCTGAAGAACACGCCGAGTTATCTGAGATTATCAAGAAGATGGAGACTGTGCTCGCCGAGCAGGATGGATCGGATGAGCGCTGGAAGTTCCATTTTGAAATCAACGATGTGATCTTCCGTGCGGCGCAGAGTCCACGTCTTACCCAGATGCTGGACGGCTTGTCCGATTATATCCGGGCTTTCGTGGAGCTCGGATATGAACTTCCGGGACGTGGACGTCAGGCAACTGAAGAACATCTGGAGATTGCCAAAGCGGTCCGTGACGGTGAGGCTGAATTGGCCGGTCGCCTGACTCGGATTCATCTGGAGAATGCCAAACAAGCTTATCTGCAAGCTTTAAACCATCAATAA
- a CDS encoding 2Fe-2S iron-sulfur cluster-binding protein, producing MPVIKYDTSGKTIEVAENANLLRTSIRYEGSVPYKCGGGLCGTCRVRVVDGQEHLSKVMKKEIDRLGQDNIDQGYRLACQTFITGDVTIAWGDKDLERLDKIAKRRINAASS from the coding sequence ATGCCGGTAATTAAATATGATACCTCTGGAAAAACGATTGAAGTGGCTGAGAACGCCAATCTGCTGCGGACCTCGATTCGTTACGAAGGCTCGGTCCCCTACAAATGCGGCGGAGGTCTGTGCGGAACATGCCGGGTGAGGGTCGTCGACGGGCAGGAGCATCTCAGCAAAGTGATGAAAAAAGAAATCGACAGACTCGGCCAGGATAATATCGATCAGGGCTACCGGCTGGCATGTCAAACCTTCATTACCGGAGATGTAACGATCGCTTGGGGAGACAAGGACCTTGAACGTCTCGACAAGATCGCCAAACGCCGGATTAACGCAGCCAGCTCCTAA